In the Streptomyces sp. NBC_00193 genome, ATCGCCGCGGCGATCCGGGTGGTGGGAGCCCGCGGCATCGCGGGGCTCAGCCACCGCAGCGTGGCGGCGGAGGCCGACGTACCGCTCGGGTCCACGACGTACCACTTCAAGACCCTGGACGACCTGCTGGTCGCGGCGCTGCGCCAGGCCAACGAGGGCTTCGCCCGTGCGGTGGCGGACTCCGCCGCGCTGGCCGATCCGGACGCGGACCTGGCGGGCGCGCTGGCCGTCCTGCTGGGCGGGTTCCTCGGGGCGGACCGGGCGCGGGCGGAGCTGGAGTACGAGCTCTACCTGGCCGCCCTGCGCCGGCCCGCGCTGCGTCCCGTGGCGGCCGAATGGTGCGAGGCCGTCTCCGCGGCGCTGTCCGCGCGGACGGACCCGGCCACGGCCCGGGCGCTGGTCGCGGTGATGGACGGGATCAGCCTGCAGGTGCTGCTGACGGGGGCGGAGTACGACGAGGCGTACGCCTGCGAGATCCTGCGGCGGGTGCTGCGGGCCTGACGGCGGCCCCGGCTGCGGCCCCGGCCGCAGCCGGCCCCGGGGCTACGCGCCGCGGACCGCCGCGAGGGCGGCGGCCACGCTCGCCTCGATGTCCTGGACCGGGTAGAAGACCTCGCGGACGGTCCGGTCGCGGTCCACGACCAGCGTCAGGCGCTTCAGCCGGCTGATGCCCCCCGCGCGGAACGTCGGCAGCCGCAGCGCCGTCACGAGTCCGAGCTCCGCGTCGGAGAGGAGCGGGAAGCGGAGCCCCTCGGCCTCCGCGAACTCCCGCTGCTCGTCCGGCCGCTGGGTCGACACCCCGTGCACCGTCGCACCCGCCGCCGTGAACTCCGCGAGCTGGTCCCGGTAGGTGCACGATTCGAGGGTGCAGCCCCGTGCCCCGGGGATCCCGGCCCACCCCGGCGGGTAGGACTCGGACCGGGCGAACGCGCCCGGGAAGCAGTACAGGACGGTGAACGGCGTGTCCGCCACCGGGTCGCGGAGCTCGCCGAAACGGTCCGGCAGCGTCAGCTCCGGCAGCCGGGTGCCGCGCAGGGCGTGGACCCGTACCGCTTCGCGCGAGGCCTCGTGCGTCGTCGCCGTCATTTCTCCCTCTCCCAGGATCCAGGTGTCCCCCCAGTCCTGGAGGGCGACCAGTACCGGCAGCAGGCCGCGTCCGCGCGGGGTCAGCCGGTATGCGTAGCGCACCGGGCGGTCCTGGTACGGCTCGCGGGTCAGCACGCCGGCCTCGACGAGCAGCTTCAGCCGTTCCGTCAGGACCTTGCGGGACATGCCCAGTTCGCGCTGGAAGTCGTCGAACCGGTGCACGCCGCGTGCCGCGTCGCGCACGATCAGCAGCGTCCACCAGTCGCCCACGACGTCGAGGGCCTGGGCGATGGAGCAGTCCGCGTCGTCGAGGTGCGTGCGCTGGGCCATGGGCACTCCTTTGTCCGTTGACCCGAGGCTGCCATGCTGACATGGTTAGTTCCCAAACGGAACTCACTAAGTGGGGGAGTGCAGGTGTGCTGCAGGGATTCAAGGACGTACCGAGGGTCGTGTGGCTGCTGGCTGTGGGGATCCTGGTTCCAACGCGGGCTTCGCGGTAGGCGCACCGGTCGGGGCCCTCATCGCGACCGGGCTCCCGTACGACTGGCTCTTCGTCGCGGTCGGCCTCGGCACCCTCTTCTTCGCCCTCTGGACCGCCCGGGTCGTCCCGGCCGGGGCGGCCGTCAAGCCTTCCGCGGCCCCGGACGGGGGTCGGGGCCGCGGAAGCCTGTGGGGTGAGCTGCGCGCGCGGCCCGCCGTGCTCGTCCTGCTCGGCGCGATCGTCGTCATCGACATCGTCTGCCGGCAGCACTGCACGACCTTCCCCGTCGTCCTCGCCGCCCCGCTCGGAGGGGCCCTGTACGACGTCGCTCCGGGCCTGCTGTGGCCGCTGTGCGCGGTACTCGGCACAGCCGCCGGCGGGGTCGTCCTGGTCATGGGTGCGCGCGGGACGCGGCGACGCGCGCGACCGGCACATGAGACCGGTTCGCGACCGCAGGCCGTCGCCGGTTAGGTTTCGGGCATGACTGCTACGCGTACCACCGGCGCCGTCGCCGCCGGACTTGCCACCATCACCGCCGACGGCACCGTCCTCGACACCTGGTTCCCCGCCCCCCAGCTGGTCGCCGAGCCCGGCCCGGCCGGCACCGAGCGCCTCACCGCCGAGCAGGCCGTGGAGCTGCTGGGGGCCACCGCGCCCAAGGCGATCCGCCAGGACGCGGTCCGCGG is a window encoding:
- a CDS encoding TetR/AcrR family transcriptional regulator encodes the protein MAGSVRRYDPDRRERIIAAAIRVVGARGIAGLSHRSVAAEADVPLGSTTYHFKTLDDLLVAALRQANEGFARAVADSAALADPDADLAGALAVLLGGFLGADRARAELEYELYLAALRRPALRPVAAEWCEAVSAALSARTDPATARALVAVMDGISLQVLLTGAEYDEAYACEILRRVLRA
- a CDS encoding winged helix-turn-helix transcriptional regulator, translated to MAQRTHLDDADCSIAQALDVVGDWWTLLIVRDAARGVHRFDDFQRELGMSRKVLTERLKLLVEAGVLTREPYQDRPVRYAYRLTPRGRGLLPVLVALQDWGDTWILGEGEMTATTHEASREAVRVHALRGTRLPELTLPDRFGELRDPVADTPFTVLYCFPGAFARSESYPPGWAGIPGARGCTLESCTYRDQLAEFTAAGATVHGVSTQRPDEQREFAEAEGLRFPLLSDAELGLVTALRLPTFRAGGISRLKRLTLVVDRDRTVREVFYPVQDIEASVAAALAAVRGA